A region from the Bacillota bacterium genome encodes:
- a CDS encoding DUF2815 family protein encodes MSNTANRVNTGAKLSPTKVITGIVRLSYANVHEPKSINGGTPKYSVSLIIPKSDTKTIAAINAAVDAAIEEGRGKFGGKIPNKAALKLPLRDGDIDRPDDEAYANSYFVNANSNSAPEIVDKALNPIMSRSEVYSGVYARVSVNFYAFNSNGNRGIACGLGNIQKIRDGEPLGGKTSAADDFTSDYDGEDFLE; translated from the coding sequence ATGTCAAACACAGCAAACAGAGTAAATACCGGGGCAAAATTAAGCCCCACCAAGGTTATCACAGGCATTGTTCGTCTGAGCTATGCCAACGTCCACGAGCCGAAGTCTATCAATGGCGGGACACCCAAGTACAGCGTGTCTCTTATCATTCCCAAAAGTGACACCAAGACCATCGCAGCCATCAATGCCGCAGTGGATGCAGCTATCGAAGAAGGGCGCGGTAAGTTCGGCGGCAAAATTCCAAACAAGGCCGCTTTGAAACTCCCGCTCCGCGATGGTGACATTGATCGTCCGGACGACGAAGCCTATGCAAACAGCTACTTCGTAAACGCCAACAGCAACTCCGCACCGGAGATTGTGGACAAGGCGCTTAACCCCATCATGAGCCGCTCGGAGGTTTACTCCGGTGTGTATGCAAGGGTCAGTGTGAACTTCTACGCTTTTAATTCCAACGGTAATCGTGGCATCGCCTGCGGACTGGGGAATATCCAAAAAATCCGCGATGGAGAGCCGCTTGGCGGCAAGACCAGTGCAGCTGACGATTTCACCTCGGATTATGACGGCGAAGATTTTCTGGAATAA